From Panthera uncia isolate 11264 chromosome X, Puncia_PCG_1.0, whole genome shotgun sequence, the proteins below share one genomic window:
- the MAGIX gene encoding PDZ domain-containing protein MAGIX: protein MEHPSDCLFHLPAISVLDSADIEVTDSRLPNATFVDHRPQHHQSETLGTGTAPPQVTQNKARSASKPLQASGRFYVELVRGSAGFGLTLSGGQDSAGDTPLAVRGLLKDGPAQRCGRLQAGDLVLHLNGEPTQGLTHAQVVERIRAGGPRLRLVLSRPLETHPGKPEGMGGPQKGDDRRPDPGGPEVMKSRSASASPHQHPLSRTMAQTQGSPEPSPEGAADCPAVPPPERRTEDPDDRTPGSPGPWLVPSEERLSRALGVPGAAQLALEMAAGRRRH, encoded by the exons ATGGAGCATCCCTCTGATTGCCTTTTCCATCTTCCAGCCATTAGTGTGCTAGATTCTGCCGACATAGAGGTTACAGACAGTCGCCTGCCTAATGCCACTTTTGTGGATCACCGGCCCCAG CATCACCAGTCAGAGACCTTGGGTACAGGTACCGCACCGCCCCAAGTGACCCAGAATAAGGCACGTTCTGCTTCGAAGCCGCTCCAGGCCTCTGGACGGTTCTATGTGGAACTGGTTCGCGGTTCCGCGGGCTTTGGCCTCACATTAAGCGGAGGCCAAGATTCAGCCGGGGATACTCCTCTGGCAGTGCGTGGGCTGCTGAAGGATGGGCCGGCACAGCGCTGTGGTCGCTTGCAG GCCGGGGACCTCGTGCTCCACCTCAACGGAGAGCCAACGCAGGGCCTCACCCACGCGCAGGTGGTGGAGCGGATTCGCGCAGGCGGACCCCGTCTCCGCCTTGTATTAAGCAGGCCCCTTGAAACCCACCCCGGCAAGCCTGAGGGGATGGGAGGGCCTCAGAAAGGAGATG ATCGCAGGCCAGATCCTGGGGGACCAGAGGTGATGAAGTCTCGCAGCGCCAGCGCTTCCCCACATCAGCACCCGCTATCCCGTACTATGGCCCAAACCCAGGGCAGCCCAGAGCCTAGCCCAGAGGGGGCAGCCGACTGCCCCGCGGTTCCTCCACCTGAGCGCCGCACAGAGGACCCTGATGACCGAACCCCAGGTTCCCCGGGACCCTGGCTGGTGCCGAGTGAGGAACGGCTCTCGCGGGCCCTAGGGGTCCCAGGGGCTGCGCAGCTTGCTCTGGAGATGGCAGCTGGGAGGCGGAGGCACTGA